From a region of the Vagococcus coleopterorum genome:
- a CDS encoding valine--tRNA ligase, which yields MSEDKNLAPKYEPNAVEAGRYAKWVAEGRFKPSEDPNAEPYSIVIPPPNVTGKLHLGHAWDTTLQDIIIRHKRMQGYDTLWLPGMDHAGIATQAKVEGKLAEEGISRYDLGREKFLDKTWEWKEEYAGHIREQWGKVGISVDYDRERFTLDDGLSDAVKKVFVKLYEKDLIYRGEFIINWDPKAKTALSDIEVIHKDVEGAFYHMSYLIADGSGDSVEIATTRPETMLGDTAVAVHPDDERYQHLIGKNVILPLLNKEIPVVADDYVEMDFGTGVVKITPAHDPNDFEVGNRHDLPRVNVMDEDGSINELGGKYEGMDRFEARKAIIADLDAAGRLVKIEKMTHSVGHSERSGVVVEPRLSTQWFVKMEPLAKKAMDNQETDDKVEFFPPRFENTFSTWMENVHDWCISRQLWWGHRIPAWYHKETGEMYVGEEAPADIENWNQDEDVLDTWFSSALFPFSGMGWPDEENPDYKRYFPNSTLVTGYDIIFFWVSRMIFQSLEFTDKAPFENVLIHGLIRAEDGRKMSKSLGNGIDPMDVIEKYGADALRWFLSTGSTPGQDMRFSYDKMDASWNFINKIWNASRFVLMNTEDFTYEDINLEGHKTVADRWILTRLNETIERVNTQFEKFEFGEAGRHLYNFIWDDFCDWYIEMSKEVLYGEDETQKQMTRSILVYVLDNITRLLHPIMPFVTEAIWEKIPHQGESIVIADYPTVNADLSDTKAAEGMEILKELIRSVRNIRSEVNTPLSKQITLLIKTTDEDAEGFLKENTNYIERFCNPEELEISPSIEAPELAMSAVITGAEIYLPLADLINIDEEIARLEKELEKWTKEVKMVQGKLSNERFVAGAPEAVVAGEREKEKDYLEKQAAVKERIATLKK from the coding sequence ATGTCAGAAGATAAAAACTTAGCACCAAAATATGAACCCAATGCCGTTGAAGCAGGACGTTATGCTAAATGGGTAGCAGAAGGACGTTTTAAACCAAGTGAAGATCCCAATGCAGAACCATATTCAATCGTCATTCCACCACCAAACGTAACAGGTAAATTACACTTAGGTCACGCTTGGGATACAACACTGCAAGATATTATTATTCGTCACAAACGTATGCAAGGGTATGACACATTATGGTTGCCAGGGATGGACCATGCTGGGATTGCAACGCAAGCAAAAGTAGAAGGAAAATTAGCTGAAGAAGGTATTTCTCGTTATGACTTGGGCCGTGAAAAATTCTTAGATAAAACATGGGAATGGAAAGAAGAATACGCTGGACATATCCGTGAGCAATGGGGCAAAGTCGGTATTTCTGTCGACTACGACCGTGAGCGTTTCACGTTGGATGACGGACTGTCAGATGCGGTTAAGAAAGTCTTTGTTAAACTTTATGAAAAAGACTTGATTTACCGTGGTGAATTTATCATCAACTGGGATCCAAAAGCGAAAACAGCTTTATCAGATATTGAAGTGATTCATAAAGATGTGGAAGGTGCTTTCTACCACATGAGCTATCTGATTGCTGATGGCAGTGGTGACAGTGTTGAGATTGCCACAACTCGTCCTGAAACAATGTTAGGGGATACAGCTGTTGCTGTTCACCCTGATGATGAACGTTACCAACACTTAATTGGAAAAAATGTTATCTTACCTTTATTAAATAAAGAAATTCCTGTTGTTGCAGATGACTATGTTGAGATGGATTTTGGAACTGGAGTTGTAAAAATCACACCAGCCCACGATCCGAATGACTTTGAGGTCGGTAACCGTCATGACTTACCACGTGTTAACGTGATGGATGAAGATGGTTCTATCAATGAATTAGGCGGCAAGTATGAAGGTATGGATCGTTTTGAAGCCCGTAAAGCAATCATTGCTGATTTAGATGCCGCAGGTCGTTTAGTTAAGATTGAAAAAATGACTCACAGTGTGGGACATTCAGAACGTAGTGGTGTGGTTGTTGAACCACGTCTTTCGACACAATGGTTTGTTAAAATGGAACCACTGGCTAAAAAAGCAATGGATAACCAAGAGACAGATGACAAAGTTGAATTCTTCCCGCCGCGTTTTGAAAATACATTCTCAACTTGGATGGAAAATGTTCATGACTGGTGTATCTCTCGTCAATTATGGTGGGGCCACCGTATTCCAGCATGGTATCACAAAGAAACGGGTGAAATGTACGTGGGTGAAGAAGCACCTGCTGATATTGAAAACTGGAATCAAGATGAAGACGTCCTTGATACATGGTTCAGTTCTGCTTTATTCCCATTCTCAGGAATGGGCTGGCCAGATGAAGAAAATCCAGATTATAAACGTTATTTCCCTAACTCAACATTAGTAACAGGTTATGACATTATCTTCTTCTGGGTAAGTCGCATGATTTTCCAAAGTTTAGAATTTACTGACAAAGCACCATTTGAAAATGTTTTAATCCACGGCTTAATTCGTGCTGAAGATGGTCGTAAGATGAGTAAATCACTAGGTAACGGAATTGATCCGATGGATGTGATTGAAAAATATGGTGCCGATGCCTTGCGTTGGTTCTTATCAACAGGATCAACACCAGGTCAAGATATGCGTTTCAGCTACGATAAGATGGATGCTTCTTGGAACTTCATTAACAAAATTTGGAATGCTAGCCGTTTCGTCTTAATGAATACAGAAGATTTCACTTATGAAGATATCAACTTAGAAGGACACAAAACAGTGGCTGACCGTTGGATTTTAACGCGTTTAAATGAAACGATTGAACGTGTAAATACCCAATTCGAGAAGTTTGAATTTGGTGAGGCAGGTCGTCATTTATACAACTTCATCTGGGATGATTTCTGTGACTGGTATATTGAAATGAGTAAAGAAGTTCTTTACGGCGAAGATGAAACGCAAAAACAAATGACTCGTAGTATTTTAGTTTATGTTTTAGATAACATCACGCGTTTATTACACCCAATTATGCCATTCGTAACAGAAGCCATTTGGGAAAAAATTCCACATCAAGGTGAGTCGATTGTGATTGCAGATTACCCAACAGTCAACGCTGACTTATCTGATACAAAAGCAGCTGAAGGAATGGAAATTCTTAAAGAGTTAATTCGTTCAGTTCGTAATATTCGTTCAGAAGTGAATACACCATTATCAAAACAAATTACCTTATTAATTAAAACAACTGACGAAGATGCAGAAGGTTTCTTGAAAGAGAATACAAACTACATCGAACGTTTCTGTAACCCAGAAGAGTTAGAAATTTCACCAAGTATTGAAGCCCCTGAATTAGCCATGAGTGCTGTCATCACAGGCGCAGAAATTTACTTACCATTAGCAGACTTAATCAACATTGATGAAGAAATTGCTCGTCTTGAAAAAGAATTAGAAAAATGGACTAAAGAAGTGAAGATGGTTCAAGGTAAATTATCAAATGAACGTTTTGTTGCAGGCGCTCCAGAAGCAGTTGTAGCAGGTGAACGTGAAAAAGAAAAAGATTACTTAGAAAAACAAGCGGCAGTTAAAGAACGGATTGCGACACTTAAAAAATAA
- the miaA gene encoding tRNA (adenosine(37)-N6)-dimethylallyltransferase MiaA — protein sequence MPSKEKVCVIVGPTAVGKTALSVELAKQYNGEIISGDSLQIYRGLDVGTAKATTEEQQGVPHHLLDICELGDSYSVADFKETARGLITEITARGKLPIVVGGTGLYIQALLFDFELGSAEGDVTNQALRDELEEYAETYGTMQLWERLRSQDQAAADLIHPNNVRRVIRAIEVIEQTGISMTAQPKVDFKDLSESCYDVKLIALESDRQALYDRINNRIESMLTNGLLAEAQQVYDFGPSQAAQGIGYKEFFPYFEGEQTLEEATEFAKQQSRRYAKRQLTWFRNRMTCEWWDLTQSPETMVDLSNDVATWLTN from the coding sequence ATGCCAAGTAAAGAAAAAGTATGTGTCATTGTAGGACCAACGGCTGTTGGCAAAACAGCTTTAAGTGTGGAACTAGCAAAACAGTATAATGGGGAAATTATTAGTGGCGACTCGCTGCAAATTTATCGTGGTTTAGATGTGGGGACAGCTAAAGCGACAACAGAAGAACAGCAAGGTGTCCCTCATCATCTACTAGATATTTGTGAGTTGGGAGATAGCTATTCTGTTGCTGACTTTAAAGAAACGGCCCGTGGCTTGATTACCGAGATAACAGCTCGTGGAAAGTTACCAATAGTAGTAGGTGGTACGGGGCTTTACATTCAAGCCTTATTATTCGATTTTGAACTAGGGAGCGCTGAAGGTGATGTTACCAACCAAGCCTTGCGTGATGAGCTAGAAGAGTATGCTGAAACATACGGTACCATGCAATTGTGGGAACGCCTACGTAGTCAAGATCAAGCCGCAGCTGATTTGATTCATCCTAATAATGTCCGCCGTGTGATTCGTGCGATTGAAGTGATTGAGCAAACAGGGATCAGTATGACAGCTCAACCTAAAGTAGACTTCAAAGATTTGTCAGAGTCCTGCTATGACGTAAAGCTAATTGCTTTAGAATCTGACCGTCAGGCGTTGTATGACCGGATTAATAACCGGATTGAGAGTATGTTAACTAACGGCTTGTTAGCAGAGGCTCAACAAGTTTATGATTTTGGTCCTAGTCAAGCAGCTCAGGGGATTGGTTATAAAGAGTTCTTCCCGTATTTTGAAGGGGAACAAACCTTGGAGGAAGCGACGGAGTTTGCCAAACAACAATCTCGTCGTTATGCTAAGCGTCAGTTAACGTGGTTTAGAAATCGCATGACCTGTGAGTGGTGGGATTTAACGCAAAGTCCAGAAACAATGGTAGATTTATCGAATGATGTGGCAACGTGGTTAACTAACTAA
- a CDS encoding glycerophosphodiester phosphodiesterase, whose translation MTKIFAHRGSKGTHPENTLPAFREAVRVGADGVELDVQLTKDQELVVIHDNDVDRTTDGTGEITDFTLSEIKQLDAGSWFKPEFSGERIPTFVEVLTCLQEEGFTGILNIEVKTDEKEYPGIEAKVIECLNQQEWSFQVAYSSFNFSTLENLAELDPTREICHIMYAKQSEIEMVKHVPFISGVHPKITWIQENPEQAVTYPLPLRPWTVNQVGDMLLAFELGLAAIHTDYPEQAKLLLKSYQER comes from the coding sequence ATGACTAAAATTTTTGCTCATCGTGGCAGTAAAGGGACACATCCAGAGAATACTTTACCAGCTTTCCGTGAAGCAGTACGTGTAGGGGCTGACGGGGTTGAATTAGATGTCCAATTAACCAAAGATCAAGAGTTAGTGGTGATTCACGATAATGACGTTGACCGGACGACTGATGGAACTGGTGAAATAACAGATTTTACTTTATCAGAAATCAAACAATTAGATGCAGGTTCATGGTTCAAGCCGGAGTTTTCTGGCGAACGGATTCCCACATTTGTTGAAGTTTTAACTTGTTTGCAAGAAGAGGGCTTTACTGGCATCTTAAATATTGAAGTCAAAACAGACGAAAAAGAGTATCCTGGAATTGAAGCTAAAGTGATTGAATGTTTAAATCAGCAAGAGTGGTCTTTCCAGGTGGCTTATTCAAGCTTCAACTTTTCAACATTAGAAAATTTAGCTGAATTAGATCCAACGAGAGAAATCTGCCATATTATGTATGCGAAACAAAGTGAGATTGAGATGGTGAAACACGTACCATTTATTAGTGGCGTCCATCCTAAAATCACGTGGATTCAAGAAAATCCAGAGCAAGCAGTAACGTATCCTTTACCATTAAGACCTTGGACGGTGAATCAAGTGGGAGATATGTTATTAGCTTTTGAGTTAGGACTTGCAGCTATTCATACAGATTATCCGGAACAAGCAAAATTGCTATTAAAAAGTTACCAAGAGAGATAG
- the glnA gene encoding type I glutamate--ammonia ligase, translated as MTDTTKRIAEIKEMVERENVRFLRLMFTDVMGTIKNVEVPVSQLDKVLDNKMMFDGSSIDGFVRIEESDMYLYPDLKTWLVFPWDTGGGRVARLICDIYMPNGQPFLGDPRGNLKRVVSQMKELGFTEFNLGPEPEFFLFKLDELGKPTLDLNDNGGYFDFSPQDLGEDCRRDIVLELEKLGFEIEASHHECAPGQHEIDFKYADVIEACDQIQTFKLVVKTVARKHGLHATFMPKPLHGIAGSGMHCNMSLFTEQGNAFFDPKGEQELSQTAYHFLGGLLEHARAYTAICNPTVNSYKRLVPGFEAPVYVAWSGQNRSPLVRVPASRGVSTRLELRSVDPAANPYLTMAVLLAAGLDGINNKIQPPAEVNRNIYVMDAEERAAANITDLPSTLHNAMKALREDQVMKEALGSHIYASFMEAKGIEWHSFRQQVSEWEREQYLELF; from the coding sequence ATGACTGATACGACAAAAAGAATTGCTGAAATAAAAGAAATGGTGGAACGTGAAAATGTTCGTTTTTTACGTTTGATGTTTACTGATGTCATGGGCACAATTAAAAATGTTGAGGTTCCTGTCAGCCAACTTGATAAGGTACTAGATAATAAAATGATGTTTGATGGCTCATCAATTGATGGCTTTGTCAGAATTGAAGAAAGCGATATGTATTTATATCCAGACTTGAAGACGTGGCTAGTTTTTCCTTGGGACACAGGTGGTGGGCGAGTAGCTCGCTTGATCTGTGATATCTATATGCCGAACGGGCAACCTTTTTTAGGGGATCCTCGTGGAAACTTAAAACGTGTTGTGTCGCAAATGAAAGAGCTAGGTTTTACAGAATTCAACCTTGGACCAGAACCAGAATTCTTCTTGTTCAAACTAGATGAATTAGGTAAGCCAACCTTAGATTTGAATGACAACGGCGGATATTTTGACTTCTCACCACAAGATTTAGGGGAAGATTGTCGTCGTGATATTGTTTTAGAATTAGAGAAACTAGGGTTTGAGATTGAAGCTTCACATCATGAATGTGCTCCTGGTCAACATGAAATCGACTTTAAATACGCAGATGTGATTGAAGCTTGCGATCAAATTCAAACCTTTAAGCTGGTTGTTAAAACGGTGGCACGCAAACATGGCTTACATGCGACTTTTATGCCGAAACCTTTGCATGGAATTGCTGGTTCTGGGATGCACTGCAATATGTCCCTTTTCACGGAACAAGGAAATGCCTTCTTTGATCCCAAAGGAGAACAAGAATTGAGTCAAACTGCTTATCATTTCTTAGGTGGCTTGTTAGAACATGCCCGTGCTTACACAGCGATATGTAATCCAACGGTTAATTCGTATAAACGCTTAGTTCCTGGATTCGAAGCACCAGTTTATGTAGCGTGGAGTGGTCAAAATAGATCACCGCTAGTTAGAGTTCCGGCATCGAGAGGAGTTTCGACTCGTTTAGAATTAAGGTCAGTTGATCCAGCAGCTAATCCGTATTTAACGATGGCGGTTTTATTAGCGGCAGGTCTTGATGGGATAAACAATAAAATTCAACCACCAGCTGAAGTGAACCGTAATATCTATGTGATGGATGCAGAGGAACGAGCAGCGGCAAATATTACTGATTTACCATCAACATTACACAACGCCATGAAAGCTTTACGCGAAGATCAGGTGATGAAAGAAGCGCTGGGTTCACATATCTATGCAAGTTTTATGGAAGCTAAAGGAATTGAGTGGCATTCTTTCCGTCAACAAGTTTCTGAATGGGAGCGCGAGCAGTATTTAGAATTGTTCTAA
- a CDS encoding DUF3042 family protein gives MKKFVSGILTGTALTIGTAAGALFAVKKKVIEPVEEKEAEIEENRRKAMRKSRAR, from the coding sequence ATGAAAAAATTCGTATCAGGTATCCTTACAGGAACTGCCTTGACTATCGGAACTGCCGCTGGCGCATTATTTGCAGTTAAGAAAAAAGTCATCGAACCAGTTGAAGAAAAAGAAGCTGAAATTGAAGAAAACCGTCGTAAAGCAATGCGCAAAAGTCGCGCACGTTAA
- the hflX gene encoding GTPase HflX — MFKEKERVVVVGVETADNYRYFEESLREAANLIETAQGVVVHEVIQKRPAVDRKTIVGKGKLEELVQLIDAYEADLVVFNQELTPRQSQLLSEACQVKVIDRVQLILDIFAMRAQSKAGKLQVELAQLNYLLPRLTGQGAALSRLGGGIGTRGPGETKLETDRRHIRNKITNIKTELKEVAASRERNRQKRQSTGIFQIGLIGYTNAGKSTLLNRLTNAEAYSQDQLFATLDPLTKQWQLAEGFEVTLTDTVGFIQDLPTQLIEAFQSTLEESRNMDLLLHVVDASSADRDLQEQTVLKLMDELEMDDVPVLTVYNKMDQVEQADFTPTLFPHIQVSAKRPEDRQVIEAGIRQRLMELFIPYEFELAVDQGYKLTKLTTDTLVINQEFDEEQEVYRVAGFAPENSRWLPKEESEW; from the coding sequence ATGTTTAAAGAAAAAGAACGAGTGGTAGTTGTCGGCGTAGAAACCGCAGATAACTATCGTTATTTTGAAGAGTCTCTCCGTGAAGCGGCTAATTTAATTGAAACAGCCCAAGGTGTGGTAGTGCATGAAGTTATCCAGAAGCGACCGGCTGTTGACCGTAAGACGATTGTCGGTAAAGGTAAGTTAGAAGAGTTGGTTCAGTTGATTGATGCTTATGAAGCTGATTTAGTTGTCTTTAATCAAGAACTAACACCGCGCCAAAGTCAGTTGTTAAGTGAAGCTTGCCAAGTTAAAGTGATTGATCGCGTACAATTAATTCTAGATATCTTTGCCATGCGTGCGCAGTCTAAAGCGGGTAAATTGCAAGTGGAATTAGCTCAATTGAATTACTTGTTACCTCGTTTAACAGGTCAAGGTGCAGCCTTATCTCGTCTTGGTGGTGGGATTGGGACGCGTGGACCAGGTGAGACGAAATTAGAAACGGATCGTCGTCATATCCGTAATAAAATCACTAATATTAAGACAGAGTTAAAAGAAGTTGCTGCCAGTCGTGAGCGTAACCGCCAAAAAAGACAATCAACTGGCATCTTCCAAATTGGCTTAATTGGTTATACGAATGCTGGTAAGTCAACCTTGCTAAATCGTTTAACAAATGCAGAAGCCTATTCTCAAGATCAGTTGTTTGCGACGTTAGATCCTTTAACAAAACAATGGCAATTAGCAGAAGGGTTTGAAGTAACACTAACGGATACGGTTGGTTTTATCCAAGACTTGCCAACCCAATTAATCGAAGCGTTTCAATCGACGTTGGAAGAAAGTCGCAATATGGACTTACTGCTACATGTAGTAGATGCTAGTTCTGCTGATCGTGATTTACAGGAACAGACCGTCTTGAAATTGATGGATGAGTTAGAGATGGATGATGTGCCAGTCTTAACAGTCTATAATAAGATGGATCAAGTCGAACAAGCAGATTTCACCCCAACTTTATTCCCGCATATTCAAGTATCAGCTAAACGACCGGAAGATCGCCAAGTGATTGAGGCGGGTATTCGTCAGCGTTTGATGGAGCTGTTCATACCCTATGAGTTTGAATTAGCTGTGGACCAAGGGTATAAGTTAACCAAGTTAACAACGGATACTTTAGTCATTAATCAAGAGTTTGATGAAGAACAAGAAGTTTATCGAGTAGCTGGTTTTGCGCCAGAAAATTCTCGTTGGTTACCTAAAGAAGAATCAGAGTGGTAA
- a CDS encoding MerR family transcriptional regulator — MQTKEMLKSRAVFPIGTVMKLTDLSARQIRYYEEQGFFRAERSEGNHRMYSLNHVDLILDIHEAIASGDTIDSLKKRFEKKVETKKVIHWSENDLSDRQVRELFQEEFIIQSGMQSNKKL; from the coding sequence ATGCAGACAAAAGAAATGCTGAAATCGCGAGCAGTTTTCCCGATTGGTACAGTCATGAAATTGACAGATTTATCGGCTCGACAGATTAGATATTATGAAGAACAAGGTTTTTTTCGAGCAGAACGTTCTGAAGGCAATCATCGAATGTATTCTTTAAATCATGTGGACCTTATATTGGATATTCATGAAGCGATAGCTTCTGGAGATACGATTGATAGTTTGAAAAAACGTTTTGAGAAAAAAGTCGAAACAAAAAAAGTCATTCACTGGAGTGAAAATGACTTATCGGATAGGCAAGTTCGGGAGTTGTTTCAAGAAGAATTTATCATTCAGAGTGGCATGCAAAGTAATAAAAAACTTTAA
- a CDS encoding bifunctional folylpolyglutamate synthase/dihydrofolate synthase, with the protein MEIQEAIDWIHSRRPQGQRPGLTRIEILLEKLANPHRKLKVIHVAGTNGKGSVVANLRVLLEAQGLKVGTFTSPFITVFNERISINQQPIPDEDLIALVEKFKPLIVELDNEKATAGMIEFEVITAMMFDYFVEQQVDIAIVEVGLGGTLDCTNVVAPLISVITTVGLDHQDILGQTISEIAAQKAGIIKPRKPAVVGRLSEDTLAVVKQKAETEGCQLSVLAEDFNIQDVRSLGLQGERFTFENRKQCLTEVPVPLIGQHQVDNTAVALETFIQVSELLKLEVSTEQIRTALETVSWSGRMEQLTSDPLMIIDGAHNEPAINVLVENCRDLLKGKKTHVIFAALKTKEASGMLSELATIPNSQLYITSFDYPTALKVSDYTAMNLTVEFESWDDWQKQLSSLLKEIPQDDCILITGSLYFISQVRAFILGGR; encoded by the coding sequence ATGGAGATACAGGAAGCGATTGATTGGATTCACAGTCGACGTCCGCAAGGTCAGCGGCCTGGTCTAACAAGAATTGAAATCTTGTTAGAAAAACTAGCTAATCCCCACCGTAAACTGAAGGTGATTCATGTTGCTGGGACAAACGGTAAAGGGTCAGTGGTGGCTAACTTACGCGTGCTTTTAGAAGCCCAAGGCTTAAAAGTCGGGACATTCACTTCGCCCTTTATTACGGTTTTTAATGAACGCATTTCCATTAATCAGCAACCAATTCCTGATGAGGACTTAATTGCTTTAGTAGAAAAGTTCAAACCGTTGATTGTTGAGTTAGATAACGAGAAAGCAACCGCAGGCATGATTGAGTTTGAAGTGATTACCGCCATGATGTTTGATTACTTTGTGGAACAACAAGTTGATATTGCGATTGTTGAAGTTGGTTTAGGGGGGACGTTAGATTGTACTAACGTAGTCGCCCCGTTAATTTCAGTTATCACAACAGTTGGTTTAGATCACCAAGATATTCTTGGTCAAACTATTTCTGAAATCGCAGCACAAAAAGCTGGGATTATTAAACCTAGGAAACCAGCTGTCGTTGGTCGCTTATCAGAGGATACTTTAGCAGTTGTTAAGCAGAAAGCTGAAACAGAAGGATGTCAGTTAAGTGTATTAGCTGAGGATTTCAATATTCAGGATGTTCGAAGCTTAGGCTTGCAGGGTGAACGCTTCACTTTTGAAAATCGGAAACAGTGTTTAACTGAAGTCCCTGTACCGTTGATTGGTCAACATCAAGTTGATAATACGGCTGTTGCCTTAGAAACGTTTATACAAGTTTCAGAACTATTAAAACTTGAAGTTAGCACTGAGCAGATTCGGACAGCGTTGGAAACTGTCAGTTGGTCAGGGCGAATGGAACAACTAACTTCTGATCCGCTCATGATTATTGATGGGGCTCATAATGAGCCGGCAATCAATGTGCTAGTTGAAAATTGTCGCGACTTATTAAAAGGTAAGAAAACACACGTGATTTTCGCAGCGTTAAAAACAAAAGAAGCCAGTGGGATGTTATCAGAGTTGGCAACCATTCCTAACAGCCAGTTATATATTACGAGCTTTGATTATCCAACGGCTCTAAAGGTGTCGGATTATACAGCTATGAATTTAACTGTTGAATTTGAAAGTTGGGATGATTGGCAAAAACAGTTAAGTAGTTTGTTGAAAGAAATACCTCAAGATGACTGTATTTTGATTACCGGATCGCTGTATTTTATTTCCCAAGTTAGAGCGTTTATTTTAGGAGGACGATGA
- a CDS encoding ArsR/SmtB family transcription factor, protein MPVLNATPAVIAKVSQFYKALSEPTRLRILTILSESEKNVSSIVAEIGLEQSAVSHQLKILRDANLVKTRREGKGIFYSLSDDHVVDILGQSFTHVKHSK, encoded by the coding sequence ATGCCTGTGTTAAATGCAACACCCGCAGTGATTGCCAAAGTCAGTCAATTTTATAAAGCGCTTAGTGAACCAACTCGCTTACGTATATTGACGATTTTATCAGAGTCAGAAAAAAATGTATCAAGTATCGTTGCTGAAATCGGATTAGAACAATCGGCCGTTTCTCATCAACTAAAAATATTAAGAGATGCTAATCTAGTTAAAACACGTCGTGAAGGTAAAGGGATTTTTTATTCTCTATCCGACGATCATGTTGTTGATATTTTGGGGCAATCATTTACCCATGTCAAACATTCAAAA
- the radC gene encoding RadC family protein, producing the protein MKKEMALIGPRERLENSGPSALADYELLAIVLRTGYQNSDVLTVSQTVLKEFETLYEFKSASLEELQQIKGIGLVKAIEIKAAQELGKRLESASQIKLGEVVSSENLGQMICAELKDFQQEHLMVVYLNNHHEMIKKEVVFIGSLTESVAHPREIFNLAVKCSAAKIVLAHNHPSGNLTPSKNDLAFTARLKSCGELMGIELLDHFIVSSQGYLSFREKSLLK; encoded by the coding sequence ATGAAGAAAGAGATGGCATTGATTGGACCGAGAGAACGATTAGAAAATTCAGGGCCGTCAGCTTTAGCTGATTATGAATTATTAGCAATTGTCCTAAGAACAGGCTATCAAAATAGTGATGTTTTAACGGTTTCCCAAACCGTGCTAAAAGAATTTGAAACATTGTATGAGTTCAAGTCGGCAAGTTTAGAAGAACTACAACAAATTAAAGGGATTGGCTTAGTTAAAGCAATTGAAATTAAAGCGGCTCAAGAATTAGGTAAACGCTTAGAAAGCGCCAGTCAAATTAAATTAGGAGAAGTCGTGTCTAGTGAAAATTTGGGACAAATGATTTGCGCTGAATTGAAAGACTTTCAACAGGAGCACTTAATGGTTGTTTACTTAAATAATCATCATGAAATGATTAAAAAAGAAGTTGTATTTATAGGGAGTTTAACGGAGTCGGTAGCCCATCCAAGAGAAATCTTTAATCTAGCAGTCAAGTGTTCAGCGGCCAAAATCGTCTTAGCTCACAATCATCCATCGGGAAACTTAACACCGTCCAAAAATGATTTAGCATTTACGGCTCGCTTGAAAAGTTGTGGGGAGTTAATGGGAATCGAGTTGCTAGATCATTTTATTGTTAGCAGTCAAGGCTATTTGAGTTTTAGAGAGAAAAGTTTATTAAAATAA
- a CDS encoding HAD family hydrolase: MAKAYKGIIFDMDGLLFDTELVYYQAQKAVAPKYGLTNYTKEYYLQYVGQSDKEFHPALYRDFADAGEKNVKGFIEESYVKVEELFSAGSVPLKPGVLELLAYFKENNIPCVIASSNFRRYIDVLVASKNIGEYFVDIVSAEDVKNAKPAPEIVLKAAKVLAVDPSECLMFEDSANGIKASHGAGVDVIMVPDLIEPTPALEEMTLAILDSLHDVPAYLEK; the protein is encoded by the coding sequence ATGGCAAAAGCATATAAAGGCATTATTTTTGATATGGATGGTTTGTTGTTTGATACGGAGTTAGTTTATTATCAAGCACAAAAAGCAGTAGCACCTAAATACGGTTTGACGAACTATACGAAAGAGTATTACTTACAATATGTTGGTCAATCAGACAAAGAGTTTCACCCAGCATTGTATCGTGATTTTGCTGATGCAGGTGAAAAAAATGTCAAAGGCTTCATTGAAGAAAGTTACGTTAAAGTAGAAGAGCTTTTTAGTGCAGGTAGTGTTCCGTTGAAACCAGGTGTTTTAGAATTGTTAGCTTATTTTAAAGAAAACAATATTCCTTGTGTGATTGCCTCTAGTAATTTCCGTCGTTATATTGATGTCTTGGTAGCGTCTAAAAATATAGGCGAGTACTTTGTTGATATTGTATCAGCCGAAGATGTAAAAAATGCCAAACCTGCCCCTGAAATTGTTTTGAAAGCAGCTAAGGTTTTAGCTGTGGATCCATCGGAGTGTTTAATGTTCGAAGACTCTGCCAATGGGATTAAAGCCTCTCATGGTGCAGGTGTTGATGTGATTATGGTTCCAGATTTAATTGAGCCAACACCCGCTTTAGAAGAGATGACTTTAGCGATTTTAGACTCGTTGCATGATGTGCCAGCTTACTTAGAAAAATAA